DNA from Salmo trutta chromosome 14, fSalTru1.1, whole genome shotgun sequence:
ACCAGGATGTGTATTCAGAGCAAGAGCTGACAAGTGTCTTCGCTGACATTTTAAACCTATCCCTGATgtggtctgtaataccaacttgtttcaagcagacaaccatagtccctgtgcccaagaacgccaaggtactgtaacttgcctaaatgactatcgccccttaGTACTCACATCTATAGCAATTAAATACTGTTAAAGGCTGGttttggctcacatcaacatcatcattcGAGACACCCTGAACCCACTCCAACtccataccgccccaacaaatcgacagatgacgcaatctctattgcactcaacactgccctcacacacctggacaaaaggaatacctatgtaagaatgctgttcattgatcaCAGGTCAGCagtcaacaccatagtcccctccaagctcatcaccaagctcaggatcctgggactgaacacctccctctgaaactggatcctggacttcctgtcggGCCGTCCCCAGGCGGTGAGGGCAGGCaataacacatccgccacactgaccatcaacacggggcccctcaggggtgtgtgcttagtcccctcctgtactccttgttcacccacgactgcgtggccgcacatgactccaacaccatcatcaagatTGCTGACGACACGATGGTGGTAGGACTGATCGTCGACaatgatgaggcagcctatagggaggaggtcagagacctggcagtgtggtgccaggacaacaagctctacctcaacatcagcaagacaaaggagctgatcgtggactccaggaaacagagggccgagcacacccccatccacatcgatggggccgtagtggagcgggtcgagagcttcaagttcctcagtgtccacatcactgaggaattaacatggtccacacacgcccacacaattattaagagggcacgacagcgcctcttccccctcaagaggctgaaaagatttggcatgggccctaagatcctccaaaagttctacagctgcaccattgagagcatcttgactgggtGCATCACCtcttggtacagcaactgcaaggcacccaaccacaaggtgctacagagggtggtgagtatggctcagtacatcactggggacaagctccctgtcatccaggacctccctgccatccaagttccaaaaaatggtcaaagactccagccacccaagccatagactgttctgctaccgcacggcaagcggtaccagtgcaaAGTCTGTTACCAATAGGACAGCTTATAtccacaagccataagacagctaaacaagactgcagctgctaaatagctaatcaaatgtctacctgCTGCAGCTACAGTCTaatatctatcctgttgcctagtcaccttacctaTATGTACTtagctacctcaattatctcgtacccatgcacatcgactctgtattggtactccctgtatatagccatgttatttttactcatcattgttattcgttattcattgtgtatttattcctcgtgttactatttaaaaaaaaaaaagtttatctttaactctgcattgttgaaaaaggacccgcatttcactgttagtctacacctgttatttaCGAAGCATTTGAAACATTTATTGAAATGTTATTTAACTAACAATGTAACAAAATACAGtacattgttattattatataggaagtgtacaaaacattaggaacacctgctctttccatgagatagactgaccagatgaatcgaggtgattgatgtcacctgttaaatccacttcaatcagtgtagatgatggggaggagaccggttaaagaaggatttttaagtcatGAGACAATTGATAcattggattgtgtatgtgtgccattcaaagggtgaatgggcaggataaaatatttaagtgcctttgaatggtatatggtagtaggtgctaggtgcaccggtttgagtgtgaaaaactgcaacgctgctgggtttttcacactcaacagtttcctgtgtgtatcaagaatggtgcaccacccaaaggacatccaactgtgggaagcattggagtcaacatgggccagcatccctatgaaATGCTATAGTTCAtgatttgaggctgttctgagagcaaatgGGGTTGCAACTCAACAGTAGGGaagtgtttctaatgttttgtacactcagtgtaagtcTTATCAAAAACCAGACCAGATCTCATTAGAAGTATGTCAGAATGTTGACATATACCATTGTAGTAACATGTAATTTATGCTGACATATGGGTTACTTGTGGTTCTACAGACTCCCAAAAACTTTTTTCAAGTAATCctcaaataaaatgaaaatatattgGGGTGTAGTCAGGCTACTGAAGTATAGTATTTAATGCTGAATTTAACTAGCAGTCCCACCTGTCCTGATAATTCAATATGTAGAAAGCTGTGTAAGCCGACCAGTAtctttgggagggagggagggagggagggagggagggagggagggagggaggatggaaggaaggaaggaaggaaggaaggaaggaaggaaggaaggaaggaaggaaggaaggaaggaaggaaggaaggaaggaaggaaggaaggaaggaaggaaggaaggaaggaaggaaggaaggaaggaaggaaagttAGATCTGAGGCCTAGCCTCATCTTTAGGTCACATTTGAGGGTAAAAAAGTTGCATGAATTGAGAAACAAACTGCATATACTGTACAAAAGGAAAAAGGAAATTGAAGTAGAATAAAATATGTTTCGTTCTTATAATTAACAAGTTATATAACAATAATGACAACTGATGTGTTTCAGGATGAAATGCCTTAATCATGCTTTTCCTCCCCAAAATCGAAGGGATGTTTGTAGCATTACCCATTTCTTAAAGGCAGTCACTTTAAATCAGCAATACTACAGGCACCTGAAATGTTATTCCGACCTCTCATATCCTAACATATGCATACATTTTTCTACACAAAAACCCCATGTTGAATGTATTGTCAATATTAAAATCTATTTTATGCCCCAATATTCCAGGAGATCTGCAGCTGGCTGCTGGGTGCTCTGTGGAGTAGCTACTCTAGCCTAGTTCCAGAATGGTTTGTGCTGTTTGACAACTCCTTTGGTTTCATAACCATTGGTGTTGAcaagatagcacaaacagatctgggaccaggctaaaacTGCTCTGGGTCTGAGTCTGGGCCTCTGCACTCCCCTGTGCAGCTGCGTCCATGAGTCAACACGTCTGACCACAGAGAGTATCAAACCCAGCAGGCCGTCATGGCCGCACTCTGCTGGCATTAACACAATATTGGGGCTGACTCGCAATGTGGTTACCGTGTCATCACTCAAAACAGTGCTGGAGTTGTCCAAGAGAGAAAATGGTCTGGAGGTGTGGGGGAGGCGATGGTGAATTGTCCTAAAAGGGAAGTTTATCAGGCCTGTTGTGATACACTGTTCAGCTGCCTGCTTATGCATCAGACATTACTTAAAACATGTCTCTCATTTTTCATTGTCCTCCACGATGAAAtcggggaggggactgtggatctgtctctgtcCGTTAGTACGTTAGTTCGTCACACTTGATATCTCAGAtgatatctcagacagcactgggACGATTTGgtgaaacttgggtgaatgatgtgtCCTGCCATAGAGATTCAGCATTTACAAAACTGATTGGCCAGATGGTGGCAAGTGATTGAAAATTTATATTTTGAGAGGTCACGCCCCTAACCCCGTTTGATCAAAAGTCATAAGATTTGGTACATAGGTTCCTCTCATCACAGGTAGCACATTTGTCTCAGGTCACATAAGGTCTAACATGATGGACTTTTCACCATTTAgaattttgtgaaaaacacttCAAAAACGCTACCGATCTGCACGAAACTTGATATGTGGCATCtatgggagtttttcctagccaccatgcttctacacctgcattgcttgctgtttggggttttaggctgggtttctgtacagcactttgagatatcagctgatgtaagaagggctatataaataaatttgatttgagttgataTGGACCAAGGTCTCGCAACGCAATACTTTCCAGACTAGTACCTAAAACAACTTGGCCATTattgaccaataaacattcacatgggcgtggtctggcacataaatgcatataaatcagTCAAGAATATTCATATTGTAATGACATTTGATACACATGTTGCAAACACTGAAGACTTAACATATGCACGAACATTCATATTGACCACATGGTGGCGCTATAAGGGACACATGTTTATctctcttgatctgtttgactcaGAGTGATGAAATTTGGCACACATGCTCAGGGACATGAGTCTAGCTAACCCACGTGATATCTCAGACACCACTGGCACATTTTTCATGAAACTTGAGTGATTGAgattacaaaattacactgattggtcCAAGGGGGGGCTACAGTCATCAACTGTACGTACGTTAGTCACACTCTATATCTCAGACACCATTCGCCTGATTCTGACGAAACTCGGGTGAAGGATGTGTCTTGCCATAGAGTGCGACACACTGTGACTGCAAACTCAATATCCCTTAGTTAATTGCCTCAACAGGTTTTTAAAGGCATTCCTTGGTGCGGGGGGCCAAAGTATTTACGGTTCCAAACTGTGAGGTTGGGGAAAGTGAGCAAGGGGTCGAGTTGGTCGCGGCTGAGGAGCAGTAAAAAGAATCTTGCTGTGTCACGGTTTACAAGCGAGGACCGGGTCTTCTGCAGGTCGCCATTGTTGGTGCAGCTGAGTTAGGACCAGAGCCAGCAGGGCCTGCTGGTGGCTTGATGTGTCAGAGGTTGTGATTGTAAAAACAGGCCAAAGAGGTCCTTTGATGTCACACACCAGCAAATCTGGAAGCCATTTGCTTTTCCACAGTCAgtgattgcatcccaaatgaccaAGGCCcatcacaagtagtgcactatatagggaatagggtgccatttgggacgtatttAGAGAAAGTGGAGGGCTTGATCCCCTCCAGCATCTGCTGCCTGTTTATTTACCCAGCTCACTTAACCCATTAGACAAACTAACCAGGGCTCGCTGTTGCGCCACTGTTAGATTGGCCTCTGAGGACAGGATCTGTCACAGGGGCTTTAGACTCTAACAGTTGAAAATATTAAACATAGAAAGACATAACATATCATAAACCTTGCTATAAGATATTATTAAGGTTTGAAATCTTTAAACAAGTTATAAAGCATCATACTTTGATGGTTTAAGTAAAGTGTTGTTATCTCTATGAGGAGCATAGACAACACTTATAAAATGTTTCTTTGTAGGTGTACTTTAATTGGATTACATGATAAGGAGCTATAATAGGCCGTCAGAGCTGTGGTTTTAGTTGTTTTGCATTGCAGCAGCTTTTCATGTGCTGCACAAACAACAGAACATCATTACGTTTTTAATCTCACTTTATATGTGGTGAGAGTTTCACGCCTCACATTCCTATGCATAATCACACTAATGTAATCTTTTGAATATACAAAAATGGCACTAGGCCTATTTAAATAAGTACATTGCTGGTAAAGATATATGTTGTAATTGTAGTACATAATAAATTGGCAATGGCAGCCTCCAGTGTCAAAGACtgtttaatggaagcctctccaacataatccaggtagaattagGGAtttcccagggcagctgtctaggccccttatttTTTTCAATCTTTTTCCAATCTTTACTAacgagtaaagccagtgtgtctatgtatgcggatgactcaacactttacatgtcagctactacagcaactgaaatgactgcaacacttaacaaagagctgcagttagtttcagaatgggtggcaaggaataagtaagtcctaaatatttcgaaaactaaaagcattgtatttgggacaaatcattcactaaaaccttaacctcaactaaatcttgtaatgaacaatgtggaaattgagcaagttgaggtgactaaactgcttggagtaaccctggattgtaaactgtcatggtcaaaacatgttgatacaacagtagctattatggggagaagtctgcccataataaagcgctactctgccttcttaacaatactatcaacaaagcaggtcctacaggccctagtttggtCGCACCTGgaatactgttcagtcgtgtggtcaggtgccacaaagagggactttggaaaattacaattggctcagaacagggcagcacggctggcccttaaatgtacacggagagctaacattaatgatatgcatgtcaatctctcatggctcaaagtggaggagagattgacttcataactatttgtttttgtaagaagtgttgacaagctgaatgcaccaagctgtctgtttaacctactagcacacagctcagacactcatgcataccccacaagacatgccaccagagatctcttcacaatccccaaatcAAGAACAGACcttgggaggcgcacagtactacatagagccgcaactacatggaactctattccacatcaggtaaccgatgcaagcagtagaatctgATTGAAAAAAAACCAGaataaaatacaccttatggaacagcgggaactgtgaagacacacacaggtaaagacacacgcatacgcacacaggcactagcacacacactgcagatgtgtagtggtgtaacaatgttatatgatgtactgttctatcttttgttttatgtgtaatgtaagtgccttaatgcgtttggatcccaggaagagtagctgctgccaggggatccctaataaatccAAATCCAAATgggaattaaataaataattatctagCCAAGTTCTTCAACTCCTTCACAGAGTTAATCACAGACTagagttttttttaatgaatcTCCGAATCCTTCGAATCACTATGAGTCAATACTTAAAATATGTTAATTCTTAAACTTTTTTAATAAAACGTGAACCAAATACAGACACCGACTGTTTCCTCATTGCTGCTGATCAAGATGGCAACTCAGAAAGAAGGTGCATGTGCCAATTGAATCTCAACAAGGAAACAGTCGGTGGTTGTTTTAttaaaaagtatggatttcagtAAACAAAGACAGGCACGCAacaacagaggacaaacataTGTACACGGTAAGGGTTTAAGAATGTACAAGTTTGAAGGGTCAAAGCATAGCGACTCGAAGGAGTCTGAGGTTCATTTAAAAAACTAGTCTGCGCTCAGCTCCATGGAGGAGTTAAGGTACTTGGCTTCAACATATCATGCAAATAATGCTTCAATTTATTGAAATGATACTGACCTATTAAAATAATACAAGTTGTTTATAGtctaaaatataattttgaaGGGCAATGGTTACTGTTGGACTGTAGCCTAATTGGTCCTTTTGGACAGATTGGTTTGCATGTTCCAAACAACCCCTCCTCTTCTGCTGAGCTACAGTGGGCTGGCTATAAGAGCTCACTCAAGCACTCACTGTTGACCATCCGGCAACACCATACTATGAGGATATGTCAAAACAATTTTTTCCTATTCGAGGGGGTATTCCTATGCAAGTTCTGACCTCAACGGCTGTCCATGAGCACATATTAAACTGTAGGCTTATTATCTAAGGAATACTAAATTCATTGTAATTGGGTTATACTTTAGTTTATAATGGCTTTTACCATGCTTCGGCCGGTGGCAACTCACCCCTTCTCCTCCTACCCTCCTGATCTCAACATGATCTCGGACGACGAGGAGAACCGCAGCGAGAGCGACGGCAGCTCTGACCAGAGCTATGAATGCTGTGCCTCTTCAGATAAGACTTGTCGGCAGCTTTCCCGCATGGTGGGAGTCGGTGGGGTTGTTGTGGTCAAACAGCGCAACACAGCCAACGCCAGGGAGCGAGACCGGACCCAGAGCGTCAACACCGCCTTCACCGCGCTCCGGACACTCATACCCACGGAGCCGGTGGACAGAAAGCTCTCCAAAATTGAAACGCTCCGGTTGGCGTCCAGCTACATCTCACACTTGGCCAACGTTCTGATGCTTGGTGACGGGCGTGAGGATGGGCAGCCGTGCCTGAGTGCAGTGTACCGCGCGCAAGGAAATGGAGACAGGAAGCAACCCAGAACTATCTGCACCTTTTGCTTGAGCAACCAGCGAAAAGGGGTAAGCGTGCATGACAGTGCTATGTCAAGTATGAATTCCAAATATATTTATACTATTTTACATAGTAGACTAGACAGGCAGCATGGCACCCTTGACAGCCTAGTAGTTAGTGTACAGTGCCGTCAGAAAGTCATCATACCCCTTAACTAATTCCACagtttgttgtattacagcctgaattcaaaatggattacacaaactattctcacccatctacatacaataccccataatgacaaagtgaaaacatgtttttcaaaaAGTTtgcaaaaatacaaaaatatctcatttatataagtattcacacccctgagtcagcacatgttagaatcacatttggcagctaTTATAGCtgtctttctaggtaagtctcaaagagctttgcacacctggattgtacaatatttgcatattattattttttaaattcttcatgctctgtcaagttggttatcaatcattgctagacagccattttcaagtcttgccatagatttttcaagccaatttaaggaaaaactgtaactaagccagtcaggaacattcaatgtcgtcttggtaagcaactccagtgaatatttggccttgtgttttaggttattgtcctgctgaaagattaatttgtcttccagtgtctattggaaagcagactgaaccaggttttcctctgggattttgcctgtgcttagctctattccatttctttttatcctaaaaaactcccaagtccttgccgatgacaagcatacataacatgatacagccaccaccatgcttgaaaatttgaagagtggtactcattgatgtgttgtgttggatttgccccaaacatagtactttgtattcaggacataaagttgatttctttgccacatttcttgcagttttactttagtgaccttattgcaaacaggatgcatgtttttgaatattttattctgtacaggcttctttcttttcactctgtcatttatgttagtattgtggaggaactacaatgttgatgtatcctcagttttctcctatcacagccattaaactctgtaactgttttaaagccaccattggcctcatatggtaaaatccctgagggTTTTCCATCCtcaccggcaactgagttaggaaagacagCTATAACTTTGTAGTGACTAAGTGtaatgatacaccatccaaagtgtaattaataacttcaacatgctcaaaaggatattcttaaaaaaaaaaaatatgctattataaactgggtgattcGAGCCCTGAATTTTGATTGGCTGaaatcagaccgtataccatgggtatgacaaaacatgtatttttactgttctagttacattggtaaccagtttataatagcaataaggcacctcaggggtttgtgatatatggccaatatactacggctaagggctgtgtcctagCACTCCTTGTTGTGTCGTAcgtaagaacagctcttagccgtggtatattggcaatataccacacccccttgggaattattgcttaattatagtcTACTTTTGTTGCATTCAATATCCTCTACAAAGGTAGTAGCATGTTTAATTAACCCTAGACTTGTTTTGATTGGCCACTTAAAATTAGTATTAGATTTGTAGTCTAGTTATTCCAGTATATCCAAACAAATAAATGTCAAACATAGTTAATGTCACAATGATAATATGGCATAAAAATAATACTAGGATGTTAACAAAAATACTTTCTTGCCAGGTCACATGAAGATTCATCATAATAGGTATCCATCAGTTCAGCTTCAATCTGTCaaacatcttcttgagagaaaaCACCCGACTGGCAAATGATCCCGTTTGGGACGTCATGTAGTTATTCATTTCATTTTCAGTCTGCTAAGATATCCTTTAAAGGGAAAAACTGAGGAGGGGCTGAGGGGTTGTTGATATCAATTACACATACGCAATCCGTCTCAGTGCTTAAAAAtgcttttttaacctgtctcctccccttttatctacactgattgaagtggatttatcaagtgacatcaataagggataatagctttcacctggattcacctggtcagtctatgtcatggaattcATTTTGTGCCTAAAAAagggggttaaatatgtgttaaACATTTTTTCTTTTGAGTTTCCTCATCTTTCTTATACTGTATTGCTCAGATATAGtccagacacttcaaaacaaatTTCCTTTAGAATAGTTTTTTAAATATCTGTTTTtccatgttattcaatgcatttctatgggctaatagcagtaaggccaaattcaatgtttcatcaaatcatTTTTTATAGGCTCAGACTCTAGTGTTAAGTCAAAGACAGCATGTAGTATTCATGTTTTGGTTGCAGATGTTTCCAACCACAGAATTTTCAGGACAGAAATCAATTCTGATGTTATTGCAACTTTTTGGCCTAACACGATATTTGTTTTTGCAGGGGAAAGATGGTCGGGGTTGTCTGAAAATGCGTGGAGCCAGTGCATTACGAATGAGCCGAAAATAGACGGCTCTCAGACTTCAAGGATTGTTGAAttcaagtcagcacctcagggaaaaaaactctagctAACACACCCACTGTACATATACCGACACATAGGCCAGAATGCCCTCCAACTTTGGGAAAAGACTGTCAAAAAGACGCGTTTCAGGAATTT
Protein-coding regions in this window:
- the LOC115208341 gene encoding transcription factor 15 isoform X2, coding for MEELSESDGSSDQSYECCASSDKTCRQLSRMVGVGGVVVVKQRNTANARERDRTQSVNTAFTALRTLIPTEPVDRKLSKIETLRLASSYISHLANVLMLGDGREDGQPCLSAVYRAQGNGDRKQPRTICTFCLSNQRKGGKDGRGCLKMRGASALRMSRK
- the LOC115208341 gene encoding transcription factor 15 isoform X1, giving the protein MAFTMLRPVATHPFSSYPPDLNMISDDEENRSESDGSSDQSYECCASSDKTCRQLSRMVGVGGVVVVKQRNTANARERDRTQSVNTAFTALRTLIPTEPVDRKLSKIETLRLASSYISHLANVLMLGDGREDGQPCLSAVYRAQGNGDRKQPRTICTFCLSNQRKGGKDGRGCLKMRGASALRMSRK